A single genomic interval of Cellvibrio sp. PSBB023 harbors:
- a CDS encoding TonB-dependent siderophore receptor, with amino-acid sequence MHKLSRGVLALSVAGVVWGSNAHAQMNQQPTVSSKSSSKGEIETVYVYGEAEKTKTATKLNLTVLETPQVVSVISRDQIEDFSLREINSLLAQVPGVTVEQVETGRTYYTARGFDIVNFQYDGVGVPFSYGLGHGHDDTAIYEQVEVVKGATGLITGLANPSATINYLRKRPTENVQASVTGSAGSWNQYRIDGDISGPIIADKLKGRLVLAKQDGDSYLDRYSKELTVFYGIIDGSITETTRFALGHSVNDSHSDANSSGALPLFYEGGALTDYDVSTNTAPKWAYQDVKQTRTFVELEQELGTNWMAKAIFTRNDLDSEWPSLYLSGAPDPITEEGLRAKASFYEAADKEEIVDLFVNGSFSLWGQEHELVAGINTADIKLTGRSVYNNEWNYAPIGADWAEGKTALPVFDVYDAATQSTLIDQTQDSYYVSTRLSLTDALSVLLGARTVDIEQDGISYGAPQVASDKETVPYAGITYEILPGTMLYTSYSEVFNPQTWVDADLLPLGAVRGESAEIGVKQEVFAGNAVLTLAMFESSQDNFGEWVARDTASGLNIYRGVGFDSDGFEVELAGEVFSGLNISAGYTQVKVKDENGDDTRRFIPTRQFKVATAYNLAALPELRLGASINWQNEIYYGDTQVQGTYALVDLFARYELTTNLALALNLNNLGDEKYLLSPQWGQANYGAPRNVTGSITWRY; translated from the coding sequence ATGCATAAATTGTCGCGTGGTGTTTTAGCCTTGTCGGTTGCAGGTGTTGTTTGGGGCAGCAATGCCCATGCACAAATGAATCAGCAACCAACAGTATCAAGTAAGAGTTCCAGTAAGGGCGAGATTGAAACCGTTTATGTGTATGGCGAGGCGGAGAAAACCAAAACCGCGACCAAGTTGAACCTGACGGTGCTGGAAACGCCGCAAGTGGTGTCGGTGATTTCCCGTGACCAGATTGAAGACTTTTCCCTGCGGGAGATTAACTCCCTGTTAGCCCAGGTCCCCGGCGTTACGGTTGAGCAGGTGGAAACCGGTCGTACTTACTACACGGCGCGCGGTTTTGACATTGTTAACTTTCAATACGATGGGGTGGGGGTTCCCTTTTCTTATGGCTTGGGCCATGGCCATGACGACACGGCGATTTACGAGCAGGTGGAAGTCGTCAAAGGCGCTACCGGCTTGATCACTGGCCTCGCTAATCCCTCGGCCACCATTAACTATTTGCGCAAACGTCCGACGGAAAACGTGCAAGCATCGGTCACTGGCTCTGCGGGTAGTTGGAATCAATACCGTATAGATGGCGATATTTCCGGGCCAATCATTGCGGACAAGCTCAAGGGGCGTTTGGTTCTCGCCAAGCAAGATGGGGATTCCTACCTGGATCGCTACAGCAAAGAGCTGACGGTTTTCTACGGCATTATCGACGGCTCAATAACGGAGACCACGCGATTCGCCTTGGGTCACAGCGTTAATGACAGCCATAGCGATGCAAACTCATCCGGTGCCTTGCCGTTGTTTTACGAGGGTGGCGCTCTGACGGATTATGATGTGTCCACCAACACGGCACCGAAATGGGCTTATCAGGATGTGAAGCAAACCCGCACCTTCGTTGAGTTGGAACAAGAGTTGGGCACAAACTGGATGGCGAAAGCCATTTTTACGCGCAATGACCTGGACAGTGAGTGGCCATCACTTTACTTGTCGGGCGCCCCGGACCCGATTACAGAAGAAGGTTTGCGGGCAAAGGCCAGTTTCTACGAAGCTGCTGATAAAGAGGAAATTGTCGATCTTTTTGTGAACGGCTCTTTTTCACTCTGGGGGCAAGAGCATGAGTTGGTCGCGGGTATTAATACGGCGGATATCAAACTGACCGGTCGTTCTGTGTATAACAATGAATGGAACTATGCTCCGATAGGTGCAGATTGGGCCGAGGGGAAAACAGCACTGCCAGTATTCGATGTATACGACGCGGCGACACAATCTACACTCATTGATCAGACGCAGGATTCTTATTACGTATCCACTCGCCTCAGCCTCACGGACGCACTTTCTGTTCTTCTGGGGGCACGCACGGTTGATATCGAGCAGGATGGGATCAGCTATGGCGCACCGCAGGTAGCATCCGACAAGGAAACCGTTCCTTATGCAGGCATCACCTATGAAATTCTTCCGGGCACCATGCTCTATACCAGCTATAGCGAAGTCTTTAACCCCCAAACCTGGGTTGATGCTGATTTGTTGCCGCTGGGTGCGGTACGTGGAGAGAGCGCGGAAATCGGTGTTAAGCAGGAAGTGTTTGCCGGTAATGCGGTACTCACACTGGCTATGTTTGAATCCAGTCAGGACAACTTCGGCGAATGGGTTGCCCGTGATACTGCATCCGGTTTAAACATTTATCGCGGTGTTGGCTTTGACAGCGACGGGTTTGAAGTGGAATTGGCTGGTGAAGTGTTTTCTGGTTTGAATATCAGTGCTGGTTACACTCAGGTCAAGGTTAAGGATGAAAATGGCGATGACACACGCCGCTTTATCCCAACCCGACAATTTAAAGTGGCCACTGCCTATAACCTCGCAGCCCTCCCGGAGTTGCGCCTGGGTGCAAGCATTAATTGGCAGAATGAAATTTATTATGGCGACACCCAAGTCCAAGGTACTTACGCGCTGGTTGATCTCTTTGCCCGTTATGAGCTGACCACAAACCTGGCCTTAGCCTTGAACCTGAATAATCTGGGTGATGAAAAATACCTTCTCAGCCCGCAATGGGGCCAGGCTAATTATGGCGCTCCGCGCAATGTAACTGGCTCTATTACCTGGCGTTACTAA